One window from the genome of Vibrio vulnificus NBRC 15645 = ATCC 27562 encodes:
- a CDS encoding ABC transporter substrate-binding protein, which translates to MKTMKSKLTVALMAAGLSLSAAAADIKVAYDADPVSLDPHEQLSGGTLQMSHMVFDPLVRYTQKLDFEPRLAEKWERVNDTTYRFQLRKGVKFHSGNELTADDVVWTFDRLKESPDFKAIFEPYEKMVKVDDYTVELVSKGAYPLVLQTATYIFPMDSKFYSGTTADGKDKAEVVKHGNSFASTNVSGTGPFIVTSREQGVKVEFERFKDYWDKESKGNVNKLTLVPIKEDATRVAALLSGGVDMIAPVAPNDHQRVKDAKGIDLVTLPGTRIITFQMNQNSHEALKDVRVRQAIVHAINNEGIVDKIMKGFATAAGQQGPEGYAGYNAELVPRFDLKKAKELMKEAGYEKGFTLTMIAPNNRYVNDAKVAQAASAMLSKIGIKVDLKTMPKAQYWPEFDKCAADMLMIGWHSDTEDSANFSEFLTMTRNEETGRGQYNCGHYSNPEVDKLVEASNVETDPAKRAAMLQKVETTLYNEAAFVPLHWQNLAWGAKSTLDIKPIVNAMDFPYFGDLVVKE; encoded by the coding sequence ATGAAAACCATGAAAAGCAAACTGACCGTGGCTTTAATGGCTGCAGGCCTAAGCCTGAGTGCTGCTGCGGCAGACATCAAAGTTGCTTATGATGCAGATCCAGTGTCACTTGACCCGCATGAGCAGTTGTCTGGTGGTACGCTACAAATGTCGCACATGGTGTTTGATCCACTAGTTCGTTATACCCAGAAATTGGATTTTGAACCTCGCTTGGCTGAAAAATGGGAACGTGTCAATGACACCACTTACCGCTTCCAGCTACGTAAAGGGGTGAAGTTCCATTCCGGTAACGAACTGACGGCAGATGATGTCGTGTGGACATTCGATCGTCTGAAAGAGTCTCCAGACTTTAAAGCGATCTTTGAACCGTATGAAAAAATGGTCAAAGTGGACGATTACACCGTTGAGTTGGTGTCCAAAGGGGCTTACCCATTGGTGCTACAAACTGCTACTTACATCTTCCCGATGGACAGCAAGTTCTACTCTGGTACGACAGCTGATGGCAAAGACAAAGCGGAAGTGGTGAAGCACGGTAACTCATTTGCTTCGACCAATGTTTCTGGTACTGGCCCGTTCATCGTCACTTCTCGTGAGCAAGGCGTGAAAGTAGAATTTGAGCGCTTTAAAGATTACTGGGACAAAGAGTCAAAAGGTAACGTGAATAAGCTGACGCTTGTGCCAATCAAAGAAGACGCGACTCGTGTGGCTGCGCTCCTTTCTGGTGGTGTTGACATGATTGCGCCAGTGGCGCCAAACGATCACCAACGTGTGAAAGATGCGAAAGGCATCGATCTTGTGACGCTGCCTGGTACGCGCATCATCACTTTCCAAATGAACCAAAATAGTCATGAAGCGCTGAAAGATGTGCGTGTTCGTCAAGCGATCGTTCATGCCATCAACAATGAAGGCATTGTTGATAAAATCATGAAAGGTTTTGCGACAGCGGCTGGCCAACAAGGCCCTGAAGGCTACGCGGGCTATAACGCGGAACTGGTTCCTCGTTTTGATCTGAAAAAAGCCAAAGAGCTGATGAAGGAAGCGGGCTACGAGAAAGGCTTTACGCTGACGATGATCGCACCGAACAACCGTTACGTTAACGATGCGAAAGTGGCTCAAGCGGCGTCTGCAATGCTATCGAAAATCGGTATCAAAGTCGATCTAAAGACCATGCCGAAAGCGCAATATTGGCCTGAGTTTGATAAGTGTGCGGCAGACATGTTGATGATCGGCTGGCACTCAGACACAGAAGATTCTGCGAACTTCTCTGAGTTCCTCACCATGACGCGCAACGAAGAAACAGGTCGTGGTCAGTACAACTGTGGTCACTACTCAAACCCAGAAGTGGACAAGTTGGTAGAAGCATCGAACGTAGAAACCGATCCTGCTAAACGTGCCGCGATGCTACAGAAAGTAGAAACCACGCTGTACAACGAAGCAGCATTCGTTCCTCTACACTGGCAAAACCTAGCGTGGGGCGCGAAATCTACGCTGGATATCAAACCAATCGTCAACGCGATGGACTTCCCATACTTTGGTGACTTGGTCGTTAAAGAGTAA
- a CDS encoding ABC transporter permease, producing MFSFLVKRLFQALIVMFVISLVAFAIQDNLGDPLRELVGQSVSEAERQALRDELGLNDPFITKYTRFIGAALQGDLGTSYFFKRPAVDVILDKLVATLELVFGATVLIIVFSIPLGVYSAIHPKSFFTKVVMAGSSIGISIPVFLTAIMLMYVFSIELQWLPSYGRGETYNLLGWESGFFTLDGLKHLVLPCIALASIMLPLFIRLVRSEMLEVLSSEYIKFAKAKGLALNKIYYQHALKNTMLPVLTVGGVQIGTMVAYTILTETVFQWPGTGFLFLEAINRVDTPLITAYVIFVGLIFVVTNTIVDLLYGLINPTVDLTGKGA from the coding sequence ATGTTTTCGTTTCTGGTCAAGCGCCTGTTTCAGGCACTGATAGTGATGTTTGTGATCAGTTTAGTGGCGTTTGCCATTCAGGATAACCTAGGCGACCCGTTGCGTGAGCTAGTGGGCCAGTCAGTTTCAGAAGCAGAGCGCCAAGCGCTGCGAGATGAACTTGGTCTAAACGATCCCTTTATCACCAAATACACTCGCTTTATCGGCGCTGCATTGCAGGGCGATTTAGGCACTTCATACTTTTTCAAACGTCCTGCGGTGGATGTGATTCTTGATAAACTCGTTGCCACCCTAGAGTTGGTGTTTGGCGCGACCGTATTAATCATCGTCTTTTCGATCCCGCTTGGGGTTTATTCCGCGATTCATCCGAAGAGTTTCTTTACTAAAGTGGTCATGGCAGGCAGTAGTATTGGTATTTCGATCCCCGTTTTCTTAACCGCGATCATGCTGATGTACGTCTTCTCGATTGAGCTGCAATGGCTGCCATCCTATGGGCGAGGGGAAACGTATAACCTACTCGGGTGGGAATCGGGCTTTTTTACTCTTGATGGTTTAAAGCACCTCGTGCTGCCATGTATTGCGCTAGCTTCAATCATGTTGCCACTGTTTATTCGTCTGGTGCGTTCAGAAATGCTGGAAGTACTGAGTTCGGAGTACATCAAATTTGCCAAGGCGAAAGGCCTCGCGCTGAACAAAATTTATTACCAACATGCGCTCAAAAATACCATGCTGCCAGTGTTAACCGTTGGTGGCGTGCAGATTGGTACCATGGTGGCGTACACCATTTTGACTGAAACCGTGTTCCAATGGCCGGGTACGGGTTTCCTTTTCCTTGAGGCGATCAACCGTGTGGATACCCCACTGATCACCGCTTACGTCATTTTTGTCGGACTGATTTTCGTGGTGACCAACACCATCGTTGACCTGCTGTATGGCTTAATCAACCCGACCGTAGATTTAACAGGCAAAGGAGCATAA
- a CDS encoding ABC transporter permease — MEQTNKAPSAWERFKESDFLYYFKRDKVAMSSFAVFMLFLLLAIAAPLIAPSNPYDLSSIDIMDAELPPSWMEGGDENFVLGTDEQGRDILSTILYGSRLSLTIGFMAVALQLFLGIVIGLSAGYFGGRIDNFLMRFADVQLSFSTMMVAIIVSAIFKASFGSDFYSQYAVVMLVVIIGVAEWPQYARTIRASVLAEKKKEYVEAARVMGFKAPRIMFRHILPNCLSPILVISTVQVANAIMSEAALSFLGLGLPVDQPSLGALISIGFNYIFSGAWWITAFPGIVLVTLVLVINLLGDWLRDVFNPKIYKG, encoded by the coding sequence ATGGAACAAACGAATAAAGCTCCTTCTGCATGGGAACGCTTTAAAGAATCGGATTTTCTTTACTATTTTAAACGCGACAAAGTGGCGATGAGTAGTTTTGCGGTGTTCATGCTGTTTTTGTTGTTGGCGATTGCCGCACCATTAATTGCGCCGAGTAACCCCTATGATCTCTCTTCGATTGACATCATGGATGCGGAACTACCGCCATCTTGGATGGAAGGCGGTGATGAAAACTTCGTACTGGGCACCGATGAGCAAGGGCGCGATATTCTTTCCACCATCTTATACGGTTCGCGTTTATCGTTAACCATCGGCTTTATGGCGGTAGCGCTACAGCTGTTTTTGGGTATCGTGATTGGTCTGTCGGCGGGTTACTTTGGTGGTCGTATTGACAACTTCTTGATGCGTTTTGCGGATGTTCAGCTCTCCTTCTCGACCATGATGGTGGCAATTATTGTCTCGGCGATTTTCAAAGCCAGTTTCGGCAGCGATTTCTACAGCCAATATGCGGTGGTGATGCTGGTGGTGATCATCGGTGTGGCGGAATGGCCACAATACGCACGTACGATCCGCGCCTCGGTATTGGCGGAGAAGAAGAAAGAGTACGTGGAAGCTGCGCGAGTGATGGGCTTTAAAGCACCGCGCATCATGTTCCGTCATATTCTGCCGAACTGTTTGTCACCGATTTTGGTTATTTCAACCGTGCAAGTCGCTAACGCGATCATGTCGGAAGCGGCGCTCTCGTTCTTAGGGCTGGGTTTGCCCGTTGACCAACCGTCACTGGGCGCATTGATCAGCATTGGTTTTAACTATATCTTCTCCGGCGCTTGGTGGATCACCGCCTTCCCTGGCATTGTGCTGGTGACGCTGGTGTTAGTGATCAACCTATTGGGTGACTGGTTACGTGACGTATTTAACCCAAAAATCTACAAAGGGTGA
- a CDS encoding SPOR domain-containing protein: MEQSKSALLPIFKPQRLWLMAALCFFGVATPAAAEGFLCEATQASTNELPMLDKACPIGDGVWGKKAPKSGKEDFFWIQCGILNQPMPLADAKPLYKQITTDVWMKPENKAYRCLIGPYQSFAQASKDLKQVKKLGDYREAFIRVVKPHSVAKPVAASKEQKAITKPTAPKTQPKVPVAANKPMPAPAQATLATTPAKRSNDDSSSIDIRKSAELKGRTYAVPYLMDDEHQFYMEHNQAWNRLDYRSAEVVCSDLHMRLLTEEEFFTLLDSKVMENQQWPVQLPYWGRGKKGFFTDGRVTQVKGSSLLNVLCVK, translated from the coding sequence ATGGAACAAAGCAAATCGGCCCTTTTGCCGATCTTCAAACCTCAACGATTGTGGCTGATGGCGGCATTGTGCTTTTTTGGTGTTGCTACTCCTGCAGCGGCGGAAGGCTTTCTATGTGAAGCCACACAGGCAAGCACCAACGAATTACCCATGTTAGACAAAGCCTGCCCGATTGGCGATGGTGTTTGGGGTAAAAAAGCGCCCAAAAGCGGCAAAGAGGATTTCTTTTGGATTCAATGTGGCATCTTAAATCAGCCAATGCCACTGGCTGACGCCAAACCGCTTTACAAGCAGATCACCACCGATGTGTGGATGAAACCTGAAAACAAAGCCTATCGTTGCTTAATTGGCCCGTATCAATCTTTTGCTCAAGCCAGTAAAGATCTTAAACAGGTCAAAAAACTGGGCGATTACCGAGAAGCCTTTATTCGAGTCGTTAAGCCACATTCTGTGGCAAAACCGGTCGCGGCAAGCAAAGAACAGAAAGCGATAACCAAGCCCACCGCCCCAAAAACGCAACCGAAAGTACCGGTTGCTGCCAACAAGCCCATGCCGGCCCCTGCGCAGGCGACCTTGGCCACAACGCCAGCTAAGCGCAGTAACGACGACTCTTCATCCATCGACATTCGTAAAAGTGCCGAGTTAAAAGGTCGTACTTATGCAGTGCCTTACTTGATGGATGATGAGCACCAGTTTTATATGGAACACAACCAAGCATGGAATCGCTTGGATTACCGCAGTGCGGAAGTAGTGTGCAGCGATCTGCACATGCGTTTGTTAACCGAAGAGGAATTTTTTACCCTGCTGGACTCCAAAGTGATGGAAAACCAGCAGTGGCCAGTGCAGTTACCCTATTGGGGAAGAGGAAAAAAAGGCTTCTTTACCGATGGCCGTGTGACGCAGGTAAAAGGCTCTTCGCTGTTGAATGTGCTGTGTGTGAAGTAG
- a CDS encoding sigma-70 family RNA polymerase sigma factor produces MSAQSTSLTHIIQQWQAGDKEAESQLYQFAYLQLRKIAQQERERNAEKYGLENEVLADSVNSTTALIHDAYLKLSTSDMSEISGKRDFFLMAAKVMRQILIDNARSLQAQKRQQVTQLPSEQQEKFEQLIIMDKALDNFSVRYPRQSNALKLKYLMGMKNQEISELLECSASLIEKDLKFSRSWLQSRMA; encoded by the coding sequence ATGAGTGCGCAATCGACTTCTCTTACCCATATCATTCAACAGTGGCAAGCCGGTGACAAAGAAGCCGAAAGCCAGCTGTATCAATTTGCCTACCTGCAACTGCGCAAAATCGCCCAACAAGAGCGGGAACGGAACGCCGAGAAGTATGGTCTTGAAAACGAAGTGTTGGCAGACAGCGTGAACAGCACCACCGCTTTGATCCACGATGCGTACCTAAAGCTTTCCACCAGCGACATGAGTGAAATCAGCGGCAAGCGCGACTTTTTCCTTATGGCAGCCAAAGTGATGCGCCAAATTTTGATCGACAATGCACGTTCACTGCAGGCGCAAAAACGCCAGCAAGTGACACAGCTACCGAGTGAACAACAGGAAAAGTTTGAGCAGTTGATCATCATGGACAAAGCACTGGACAACTTCAGTGTTCGCTACCCACGCCAATCGAATGCGCTCAAGCTGAAATATTTAATGGGGATGAAAAACCAAGAGATCAGCGAGTTACTCGAATGCAGTGCCAGCTTGATTGAAAAAGACCTCAAATTCTCACGCAGTTGGCTGCAATCGAGAATGGCGTAA
- a CDS encoding serine/threonine protein kinase, protein MQLGSSATQVFYHLLDLNEEEKQQALQQLEQDAPDVYRALTPLIQPHEHEPFTALLGFHANHATEIPLDLSNQLIDKYQLTHELGRGGMGVVYAAYRADETFEQQLAIKFIQPSLTQVLGKKALFDEAQLLARLNHPCIAKVFDGGVHQDSVYIVMEKVEGLTLDAFLQQHHLDTRAKLTLFRYLCQAIEHAHHNQVLHADIKPENILIDQDIRPKLLDFNLTQKVSTQANQSGQVGLVAFSEHYASPEQKSGGYLTQQSDLYSLGKILHLLFPQVGKHSDLRFILDKATQAKAEQRYQSVSELRADIENMLACRPISLKQHIPLYTTKRLIQRRPVPSLLLTLLVMSGMLFTSTLMTKNRQLQQEKLIAENMMYEVTSLMFHTKGNEMANLSVNSMLEITRRRILSNPDIPKHIKQKMLLAMITPTPEKHAVEANCQANCRQPESKW, encoded by the coding sequence GTGCAGTTAGGTTCCAGTGCCACGCAAGTGTTTTATCACTTGCTGGATCTCAATGAAGAAGAAAAACAACAAGCGCTCCAACAACTCGAACAAGACGCCCCTGATGTCTATCGAGCGTTGACACCGTTAATCCAGCCTCATGAACATGAGCCTTTCACCGCCTTGCTTGGCTTTCACGCCAATCATGCCACCGAGATTCCGCTCGACCTTTCCAACCAGTTGATCGACAAATATCAGCTCACTCACGAGTTAGGACGAGGAGGCATGGGCGTGGTGTACGCTGCTTATCGCGCCGATGAAACGTTTGAACAGCAATTGGCCATCAAGTTTATCCAGCCCTCTTTGACTCAAGTGTTGGGAAAAAAAGCGTTGTTTGACGAAGCGCAGTTACTGGCTCGCCTTAACCACCCTTGTATTGCCAAAGTGTTTGATGGCGGAGTGCATCAAGATTCGGTTTACATTGTCATGGAAAAGGTGGAAGGCCTCACGCTGGATGCCTTTTTGCAACAACATCACCTTGATACGCGCGCCAAGCTCACGCTCTTTCGCTACCTCTGCCAAGCGATTGAACACGCGCACCACAATCAGGTGCTGCATGCTGACATCAAGCCGGAAAACATCCTCATTGATCAAGATATCAGACCCAAGTTGCTCGATTTTAACCTAACGCAAAAAGTCAGCACTCAGGCCAATCAATCAGGGCAAGTGGGATTGGTGGCCTTTAGCGAGCATTATGCCAGCCCAGAGCAAAAATCGGGTGGCTACTTAACTCAGCAAAGCGATCTCTACTCGCTCGGGAAAATCCTGCACCTGCTTTTCCCGCAGGTAGGCAAACACTCCGACCTACGCTTCATCCTCGACAAAGCGACCCAAGCAAAAGCAGAACAGCGCTACCAAAGTGTCAGCGAGTTACGAGCTGACATCGAGAACATGTTGGCATGCCGACCGATTTCACTCAAACAACACATTCCGCTCTACACCACCAAACGGCTGATACAAAGAAGGCCAGTTCCCAGCTTATTGCTGACCTTACTGGTGATGAGCGGCATGCTGTTCACCAGCACCTTGATGACCAAAAATCGCCAGCTACAACAAGAAAAGCTGATTGCAGAAAACATGATGTACGAAGTGACCAGCTTGATGTTCCACACCAAAGGCAATGAGATGGCAAACCTGTCGGTGAATTCGATGTTGGAAATCACGCGTCGGCGAATTCTCTCCAATCCCGACATACCCAAGCACATCAAGCAGAAAATGTTGTTGGCCATGATCACGCCAACACCAGAGAAACACGCTGTCGAGGCAAACTGCCAAGCAAACTGCCGCCAACCTGAATCAAAATGGTAA
- a CDS encoding chromosome segregation ATPase, which translates to MSLEFFDQSWDKELLLMLGINLGLMILLVWFVLLWLMLREFRKAIHPKEANAESLAASPTTVAMCEESVNHALHYSNENRDTLNALIQIQQALEKQVAEIRATSQNPSEHDLASIEALNQKLSKSQQLIRKLRGDLDKSVRGLRKAKAKLLEQNDTVDGLRKQKEDIEKQFEQLEREYIMISESGGFQDVEQGFQKEKDQLLATIENYKQQLANQASTSTSSAASDELKQKLLAMQKQLMHVNKEKAFIEQKYLELTQKMENGEQ; encoded by the coding sequence ATGTCGCTCGAGTTCTTCGACCAATCTTGGGATAAAGAGTTGTTGCTGATGTTAGGCATCAATCTTGGCTTGATGATTTTATTGGTGTGGTTTGTGTTGCTGTGGCTGATGCTGCGAGAGTTTCGCAAAGCGATTCACCCCAAAGAGGCAAACGCAGAGAGCCTTGCCGCCTCCCCAACGACAGTGGCGATGTGTGAAGAATCGGTCAATCACGCCCTTCACTACAGCAATGAAAATCGCGACACGCTCAATGCCTTGATTCAAATTCAACAGGCACTTGAAAAGCAAGTCGCCGAGATTCGCGCCACAAGCCAAAACCCCAGTGAACACGATCTCGCCTCCATTGAGGCTCTCAACCAAAAACTGAGTAAATCCCAACAGTTGATTCGTAAGCTCAGGGGCGATCTCGACAAAAGCGTGCGTGGCCTGCGCAAAGCCAAAGCCAAGCTACTAGAACAAAATGATACCGTTGATGGATTGCGCAAACAGAAAGAGGATATTGAGAAACAGTTTGAGCAACTGGAGCGGGAGTACATCATGATCAGCGAAAGCGGTGGCTTTCAAGACGTTGAACAAGGCTTTCAAAAAGAGAAGGATCAACTGCTCGCCACCATTGAGAATTACAAACAGCAGTTGGCCAATCAGGCTTCTACCAGCACGAGTAGCGCCGCCAGTGATGAGCTCAAACAGAAGCTACTTGCGATGCAAAAACAGCTGATGCACGTGAACAAAGAGAAGGCGTTTATTGAGCAGAAATATTTGGAACTGACACAAAAAATGGAAAACGGAGAACAATGA
- a CDS encoding response regulator, with protein MKILIVDDSKATLEIVRKALLGFGYRRLSIEKTNCALAALEKVEHWRPDIVLTDWHMPDMSGLELVQTVATRFPEVKIAMITTVDDDEQIAQAKAAGASFVLSKPFDDDALHRKLLPLVQGAEESEKAFDELVEVQKELALPKLSQLEKLLQKVVHGEICLANIRQQQFDESKIPCMIAIYEDGETQKPRAVAVLDIYAVCVLASANMSITPEQLSHAIHKKMVSKTILDTCQMVLDKSSLAFLDSLTRKSLRLKSVSFVPEAFDKLKVLFSKPADKRLDFSCQLGEMAQGKITLVGF; from the coding sequence GTGAAAATACTGATTGTCGATGACAGTAAAGCGACGCTAGAAATTGTACGCAAAGCCTTGCTTGGGTTTGGCTATCGTCGCTTATCGATTGAAAAAACCAATTGCGCCCTTGCGGCGTTAGAGAAAGTGGAGCATTGGCGTCCGGATATTGTGTTGACGGATTGGCACATGCCAGACATGAGTGGCTTGGAGCTGGTGCAAACCGTTGCCACCCGTTTTCCTGAGGTGAAAATCGCGATGATCACCACCGTCGACGATGACGAGCAGATCGCCCAAGCAAAAGCGGCGGGGGCCAGTTTTGTGTTGAGTAAACCGTTCGACGATGACGCGCTGCATCGCAAGCTATTGCCACTGGTACAAGGGGCGGAAGAGAGTGAAAAAGCCTTTGATGAGCTGGTGGAAGTGCAAAAAGAGCTCGCGCTGCCGAAATTAAGCCAGCTCGAGAAGTTGCTACAAAAAGTGGTGCATGGGGAGATCTGCTTAGCCAATATTCGGCAGCAGCAGTTTGATGAAAGCAAAATCCCTTGCATGATTGCCATTTATGAAGATGGCGAAACGCAAAAACCACGCGCGGTGGCGGTGCTGGATATTTACGCCGTGTGCGTGTTGGCCAGTGCCAATATGAGCATCACCCCCGAACAGTTGAGTCATGCCATTCATAAAAAAATGGTCAGCAAAACAATATTGGATACCTGCCAAATGGTGTTGGATAAATCCTCTTTGGCATTTTTGGACAGCTTAACGCGCAAAAGTTTGCGGCTAAAAAGCGTCAGTTTTGTGCCGGAAGCGTTTGATAAGTTGAAGGTGTTGTTTAGTAAACCCGCCGATAAACGCCTCGATTTCTCCTGCCAGTTAGGGGAGATGGCGCAGGGGAAGATCACATTGGTGGGTTTTTAG
- a CDS encoding substrate-binding domain-containing protein, which translates to MAQHNKKPRTTLQDVADQVGVTKMTVSRYMRNPDSVAEKTREKIATAIEQMGYIENRAPAMLSKSSSRAIGILLPSLSNQIFASFVQGIETVTKAHGYETLLAHFSYDELEEERKIASLLSYQVDGLILTESHHTERTMQMIKNAGIPVVETMELPAQPIDMAVGLDHEDASYSVVKRMLASGKRTIVYFGARLDTRTKLRMQGYDRAMREAGLEPKHVLTGEHSSFSLADELLERALATYPEMDGVFCTNDDIAIGTLLCAQQRGIEVPKQLAIVGYNALDIGQTIRPKLTSVDTPRFQIGEKSAELLLARLRGETLEQTVVDMGYRITAGESV; encoded by the coding sequence ATGGCTCAACACAATAAGAAACCGCGCACCACTTTGCAGGATGTGGCGGATCAAGTCGGCGTGACCAAGATGACGGTATCACGCTACATGCGTAATCCCGATTCGGTGGCGGAAAAGACCCGCGAGAAAATCGCCACTGCGATTGAACAGATGGGGTACATCGAGAACCGTGCCCCAGCGATGTTGTCTAAATCCTCTAGCCGAGCCATTGGGATCCTACTGCCTTCTTTGTCCAACCAAATTTTTGCTTCCTTTGTTCAGGGCATTGAAACCGTCACCAAAGCACATGGTTATGAAACCCTCTTGGCACACTTTAGCTACGATGAGCTTGAAGAGGAGCGCAAAATCGCGTCGCTGCTCTCGTATCAGGTGGATGGTTTGATTCTAACGGAAAGCCACCACACCGAGCGCACAATGCAGATGATCAAAAACGCAGGCATTCCCGTGGTCGAAACCATGGAACTGCCAGCGCAGCCAATCGATATGGCGGTGGGGTTAGACCACGAAGATGCTTCTTACAGCGTGGTTAAACGCATGTTGGCTTCGGGTAAGCGCACCATTGTGTATTTTGGTGCACGCTTGGATACGCGTACCAAACTGCGTATGCAAGGCTATGATCGCGCCATGCGTGAAGCTGGCTTAGAGCCGAAACACGTGCTGACGGGTGAACACTCCAGTTTCTCGTTGGCGGATGAGCTGTTAGAGCGCGCCTTAGCGACATATCCAGAGATGGATGGGGTTTTTTGTACCAACGATGACATCGCCATCGGTACTTTGCTGTGCGCGCAGCAGCGCGGTATTGAGGTGCCGAAGCAACTGGCCATTGTTGGCTACAACGCCTTGGATATCGGCCAGACGATTCGTCCGAAATTGACCAGTGTCGATACGCCACGTTTTCAAATTGGTGAGAAAAGTGCCGAGTTGTTGCTGGCCCGTTTGCGCGGTGAAACGTTAGAACAGACTGTGGTGGATATGGGCTACCGCATTACCGCCGGCGAGAGTGTGTAA